A segment of the Terriglobia bacterium genome:
TGGTAAAGGCCTGTCCAATCCAACAAGGTTGCGCGTGTGTATCGAGGCATGAAGAAAATCGGGTGCTCCGGCACGCCCGGATACATCGACAGCGCTCTGCTAAAAGACACAACTTGATCTGCCAAATGCGGTACGTGAAGTTGATCCAACAAACGGGAAATGATCCGGCTGACAGCCCGCTCCTCGTCGCCCTCTTGTAGGAGGGTGGGCAAGTACCACTCTTCCAAGAATTCCAGCCGAGCGCGGATGCGAACGAGATCAACTTGGTGACGCCGAAACAGCTGAGGCAGGTTTAGAGCAAGTGTCCTCCGAGTCCGCACGAGCAATTGCTCGGCCTCTTGGCACACTGTGCGCAGGTGTGCTATGACGCCAGTATGATCTCCACGAGCTGCGATGTTGGTGAGGACCATCTTCTGGTTTGCAAGCTTATCGCCGAATTCGATAACCTTGGCTTCGATATAGTTCCGCATTCATACCTTCACGCTTTGCTCAGGGCAACAAGATCCTGTGCGAGCTCGGTATCCAAAAAGTCGATTAGCTGTTCGAGCAAGGCCCAATCTGCAGCTTCGATCGGAGCCTCGACTCTCAATCGCTGGATGGCTTCGCCGATATCCTCGACCCAGTCTTCGCGAGGTTTCCCTTGCTCATCAAGTCGTGAGAGTATGTTCTCGGCCGCCAGCTCTGCCTGCGTCCTGCCGTCCGATAGCTCCCTACGCTGAGCGCGACCAATCACATTCGCGAGGATGTCAAGAAACTCGCACAAAATCTTCCGACTTGCCTCCAAGTCTTCGTTTTTGTATCCCAGTTCTGAGGCCTTGCCTGCTGCTTCAAGCTGCAGCTGCAAGAGTGCATCGTTAATCTTGCCAAGGAATTCTTCGTCGTTGGCTGTCTTCGCTGCCAAGGCTGCAAGAACGCTCACTCCGCACCTCCTACGGTCGGATTCAGGTTACGTACTCCACGGTAGAAATCTACTTACGTTGGCGTCGCTCCACGCGCAGATAGCCGACGAAATCTCGGACGCGCTCCAGTTCCTCTCTTGTGAGGTCTTCAAGTAGCGCCGAAGCCAGCTCTCGATTGGGATCCGACGCATTGCGCTCGTCGGATTCCGTCGGATAGCCCGCCAATTTCATCAGCAACGATAAGGGGACACCGTAAAAATTGGCTAGCTTAAACAGGATTTCGGGAGAAGGACTCTTTATCCGGTCGTGTTCCAACAAGTTTAAATAGCCGTTTGAGATACGAGCCTTTTCTTCAAGGTCACGGAAGGTTAGCCCTCTCCCCTGCCTTAGTTCCGCGAGATATTCTCCCAGGGTTGACATGTCACCTCCCAAATGAACCAATGAATCAATAAGATACAGCCGGCTGCTTTCTTTGTCAAGCATAATATTTTGATCTAAACCTGATTCATAAGATTATGCTATTAATCAAAAGCATGTGCTTGACAACGAAAGCAGAGCGGTGTATGGTGACTCTAGCTCCAAAGGAGGGAGCGATCGAATGAAAGTTCTTATTGAAGTTATCGAGGATCAGGACAAGGTTATCCGCTTTGTTGAGTGTGAAGCTTCCACCGAGGAATCAATCGAGGACCTCGCCAATCGCATCGCAGGTCAGCTTGAATTGGAGGCGGAGGACCTGGCTGCCGACTTAGGAGTCAATGGCCTCAACTTTGATCGAGACTCTAAAGTTGGGGATTGCGTCAGGCACGGCCAACGTTGGCGTCACCGCCGAGTCTTCATTGACCTGCATTTTGAAAGCGAGAGCCAGACTCACCATTTTCCCCCTCGCTCGACTTGGGCACGGGTGCACCGTTGGGGGTGTCGCCATTTTCATGTCGCCGCCGATGCGTGCGTCAACCTCGAGTTACGGGAGGGATCCCCGAGCGGGCCGGCGCTTAACGAGAGCACCGAGATCGGGCTGCATTCTGGTTGCAGGACTGTTTGGCTGGTCAAGCCGGGGCCGGAGCCTAATGGCGTTGCCGATTGAAAAACTCACCACTGACTTGAACTCCCCTGAGTTCTTGCATGGCACCGGACAGCGGTTCTGGGAGCTGGTAGAGCAGTCGGGAATGGTGATTTTTATCTGCCTATACGCAGCGGACAAACGCGGATACATTGCCAGATTTGACTGTGACTCTTACGGTGCGGAACCGATCGCCTGCAGGTTTGTGGACACCGCAACACGGCAATGTGTAGCCTCGGCTTGGCCTCAGGGGAATTCGACTTTTGAGCAATGGGTGAAATTCCGCGAGGGCAACCTGTTCATCTGTTGGGACCAGGACCGACTCGGAATCTCACATCACCCGGATTGGAGATGTCGAAAAGCATGGAGCAAACATCCAAACCAAATCGTTTCATACCTGGATTTCTTACGGCGTCTGTTGCATCTGCCAATTCTGGGTTACCTTCAGCAGACTCCACCCCATCATGCCTAGAGGTGCCGCGAAACCTTTTCTTCAAGACGATGGGGGCACTAGAAAAACGTAGCGACGGATTGAGAGAAAGCGCGGGAGTATGGGCTGGGCAAGTAATCGGGGAGCTTCGATGGCAACCCAAACGACTTTATTTGCATCACAAACTCTACGCAGACCGGGCCGGTCCACTTTCTCTAGAACTCACGGAAGCGGCTAAGTTGCAGCTTTATGAACAGCTTGCACGACAGCACCTCCGTCTTGTTGCCCTCATTCATACCCATCCGCAAGCATGGGTCGATCTCAGCGAGATCGATCGAGCCAATCAGCTCTCTTCGAGAGTTGGCTTCTGGTCGATCGTTGTCCCCTGGTACTCCAGCAGACCGTGGCGAGTGGATGCGATCGGTTTCCACGTTCGGACTGAAACAGGGTGGCACCGATTGACTGCGTCTGAGGTCAAGTGGCGCGTCTCAATCTTGGAATAGCCTATGGAACTCTATGAAGATCGCATCATAAACGGTGTACTGAAGTCTGATCTCGTGTGTGACCCCGAAGTAGCTCGTTCGCTGCTGTCCCAAGACATAGAAATTGTCGCCGCAGCGGACCGAGCAAATTCGGATGATCTGTGGCCGTGCATCTGGGCCTTAGCTTCTGTTCTGCAACGCCAATTTTCCGGGAATGTTTTCATGCGTTGCGGCCGGAGGAGCACCTTGAATTGTCCTGCTCAATTGGGAACCCGGTGTCGCTTTGTGGAGGCACCCATAAGAGGGGCGACCCGAATTTTCATCGGTGCGGAACCAGATCCAGAGGACTTCACGGCCCTCTGGGGCGATGCACGTGGGGCGCACATTTCCTATCAGTCACTTGTCGAGGGAGGAGAAGCGGCTGACCCAATCGCTTGTTTCGCCCTCGCGGGCTATCTCGGCTTTGCCGCACTGGCCACCACTGTGCGAATTCCGCCCTTTCGAAAGGATCTCGCTATTCGCTTTTTAGAACTTCCGTTTTCCCATGGAAGACCGTGGAACCTGCCTCAGGATGGTCTAACGCTGGTTGGATTGGGACAACTCGGTCAAGCATACCTTAGTTTGCTCTACTTTCTTGCACAGAACAAAGGCGAAACCCCGGCAATAATGTTGTTGGACAAGGGTTCTTTTGAACACCCAAACTACTCAACTCAGATTCTTCTTGAGGATGGTGATGCGTGGGAAGGGAGGGAGAAAGCAAAGCTGTTGGCGACGAAAGCGCAAGGCTGGAGATGGCGTGTTGAGGGCGAGGTGACAGAACTCAAGTGGAATTGGAAGCGCCCCGCGAATCATCCGCGCCTTGCAGTACTCGGTCTAGATGATTTTGATGTGCGTCGAATGGCTGTCGCAGCAGGTTATGAATGGCTGATTGAAGCTGGTCTGGGAACATCGTTCCTTGCGCCGCGTCTTTCGTGGCACTCCCTCTCGCCCGAACCAATGCTCGCTCGGAAGCTATTTGTCGCCGGGCAAGGGAGTGACACAACCGCTCCACTCAAAAATACCGCGTTTGTACGCCACCTAAAAGAAACGCCGGGTGGATGCGGTTGGGTGACATTCCAGAATGTCCAGGCTTCGGCCCCGGCACTGGGATTAGTCGCAGCAGCGTACGTCTGGTGTGAGATTATCCATGTTCTCAGCGGTAATCGTGTGCCGATCCAGGGCCGAGCATGCGCTTGGAGTCCATTCCTTCCATTTTTTCGTCAGGCAATCAATTAGTGGAATCTTTTCAAAGATGCAGAACCGGCCCCCTTCCTCCGACCTTGAGCAGGTCGTGGCCTACGCGGAAGCGAAGGGATGCAAGAACGCCGCCTTGATTTATCCTGCATCCTTATCATCACCTGTCCGGGGAATGTGGGGCAATATTTACGTAGAGTTTCTCACGTTTCCTCTTGATGGCGACCTCGAGCGAGATAGGCTCCAGCTGCTGGAACAGCGGTTATCGAGGATTGTGAAATCTCATGATACCGGAGATTTGTGGTTTTGCAGGGCGGCTTCGCTTTCCGACTAAAGGTCGATGCCCGAAGAGGAACAACCTGGACACAGCCAGCTGCAGAGTGTGCGGCGGATGCATCCTCCGAAGGTGCCGAGGAACCTCCAGTCCTGTGTTCCCTCAGGTCTTACCCTCTCAGGGGGCACCGGCTGGCGCAGTTGGTTTTCGTCGACTTTCATAGAGTTACGTTTGTTCTTGTGCCACTTCGTTGATGGTGGTAGCTTGGTTGTACGCTGACCAGGCGCAAGCCTAACAGTGGGAAATTCCAGAGCTTAGCCATGGGAAAGACAATGCCTGAACCTTGGGTTGCTGTTGACAAAGTTGCGCGTCACCTCGGTGTGGCCAAGGACTCGGTCTATCGTTGGATCGAGACCAAGGGCCTGCCAGCCCATCGAGTGGGAAGGCTCTGGAAGTTTAAGCTGTCGGAGATCGATGAGTGGGTTCATGCTGGCGGCGCCGGTCAGGATGGCACCAGCAGAGGCAAGGAGAGATCCTGATGGCACCCAAGGTGGAAAACGGCGCAGATTATTTAGCCAAGGTCGGTTACGAGTCGCGGCTCTGGCAAATGGCTGTTGTGCTCTGAGAGCTGTATGAGAGTGCGCCGGGCTCAACGGGACAATAGCTGACACAGTTAGCCGATCAGTATGAACGCCCGCATGGGAGTTTCTGCGTGAGATTCGTCTCCAATACAGGCACCGACCGTATCATCGACCTTGTCCGGCAGGGGCTTGCTTCGGATCATCAGCTCGATGTCGTGACCCCGACCATTTCGCTTTTTGCCTTTGCTGAAGTCATTCGTGAGGCGGCCAAACTATCGCGATGCCGCCTTATAATACCACCAGCAAATGCGGAACTGGGGATTCTAGGTTCGTCTGCCGACCGGCCAGCTCGCAACCGTTTGCTGGCCCGCTGGCTCGCGATGCGCCTGGTTGAGTGGATTCATGACAAGGCCGAAGTACGTCGCGCTATGGGCCAAGTTCCGCAGGGCTCCTTCGTCCTGCGTGATGGTAATGCTCGCCCCATGCAAGTGTTTCTGGGATCGCTTGCCTTCAGCACCGACGGATTCGGATTAACTCCTGGCAATCCCATGAGTCTCATCCAAGCATCCGAGACTTTCGAAGAGGCCGCGCTGCTCAGTCAGTGGTTTGATACCCAATGGTTCGCCCTTGCGGCTGATACTGGTGCCAAGGCGGCGCTGATCGAGATCCTGCAATCCCTCGCTCAGCATCGCGCTCCTTCCCTCGTCTATACGCTCATCCTGTACCACCTCTTCCGCCACCGTGGCGACGACCTTGACGAAGAACGCATAGTCAAATCAGAGACCGGTATCCGTAAAACAGTGGTCTGGAAGAAGCTATACAAGTTCCAGCGCGACGGGGTCGTCGGCGCGATCGACAAGCTTAACCGCTTCGGCGGATGCATCATCGCAGACAGCGTCGGCCTCGGGAAAACGTTTGAAGCGCTTGCGATCATCAAGTATCACGAGCTCCGCAACGATCGCGTGCTGGTGCTCTGTCCTAAGCGCCTGCGTGACAACTGGACGCTCTACAAAGCGAATGACCGCCGCAACTTCCTTGCCCCCGATCGTTTCAACTACGATGTCCTGAACCACACGGACCTGTCTCGCAACGGCGGTTTGTCCGGTGACATCGACCTCGGGCACGTCAACTGGGGCAACTATGACCTTGTCGTCATCGACGAATCGCACAACTTCCGCAACAAGAAAACGCCTCGCGTCGGCAGCGAGACTCGCTATGACCGTCTGATGCGCCAAATCATCAAGGAAGGCATCAAGACCCGCGTGCTCATGCTCTCGGCCACGCCAGTCAACAACCGCATGGCCGACCTGCGCAACCAGATCGCTTTTGCCACCGAGGGTGACGACACCGCCCTGCTCGATCATGGCATCGGCAGCATTGACAGCACAACGCGGCTCGCGCAGAAGCAGTTCAACCGTTGGCTCGATCTCGACGACGCTGAACGGACGTCGTCGCGCCTCATCGAGATGCTGGGCTTCGACTATTTCACCCTCCTCGACTTGCTCACCATTGCCCGGTCGCGCAAGCACATCGAGAAGTACTACGGCATCTCCGAGACGGGCCGGTTCCCCGACCGCCTGAAACCCATCAATATCAAGGCCAATGTGGATCGCGCCGGCGAGTTCCGGTCAATCCGGGACATCAACCTCGAGATCCGCCGCCTCAATCTGGCCGCCTACGCGCCACTTCGCTACGTGCTGCCTCATAAACAGGCTGCATATGACAAAAAGTACAGCACCGAAATCCGCGGTGGCGAGGGTTTCTTCCGTCAGGTGGACCGCGAGGAGAGCCTGATCCACCTGCTGCGCGTCAACGTGCTTAAGCGAATGGAAAGCGCGGTGCCTTCATTCGCGCTCACGGTGGGGCGGCAACTTCATGACGTGGAAGCCACCCTGGCACGCATCGAAGCGCACGCCGAAGAGGTGGAGGAAATCGAGATCCAGGACGTGGATATTGAAGACCCTGCCTTCGAGAGCCTGCTCGTCGGGCGTAAGGTTAAGGTGCTGCTAAAGGATGTGGACCTTATCCGCTGGAAACAAAACCTGATCGAGGATCGCAACCGGTTGGCCACTCTGCATGCTGCAGCCACGCAAGTGGACGCCGCACGCGATGCCAAGCTCGCCGCTCTGCGCAAAGTGATCGAGCACAAGTGCCAGAACCCGATCAATCCCGGCAACCGCAAGGTGATTGTATTTACAGCCTTTGCGGACACCGCCCACTATCTCTACGAGCAGCTCGCACCATGGGCGCAGTCCGTGCTGGGTCTTCACTCCGCCCTTGTCACCGGCGCCGGTCACAATAAGACGACTCTCCCTAATCTTCGTAAGGATTTCTCCAGTATCATCACCACCTTTTCCCCGCGCTCCAAGGAACGGCCTGAGGACCTTGCTGCCGAGGGGGAGATCGACTTGCTTATCGCCACCGACTGCATCTCCGAAGGCCAGAACCTGCAGGACTGTGACTGGCTCATCAACTACGATATCCACTGGAACCCGGTGCGCATCATCCAGCGCTTCGGCCGCATCGATCGCATCGGTTCGCTCAACGAGCGTATCCAGCTCGTCAACTTCTGGCCCAACATGGAGCTGGAGGAATACATCAACCTCGAGCAACGGGTGAGCGGCCGCATGGTGTTGCTTGACATCTCAGCCACCGGCGAGGAGAACTTGATCGAGCAGCAGTCCGGCAACCAGATGAACGACCTGGAGTACCGCCGCAAACAACTGCTCAAACTGCAGGACGCCGTCATTGACCTGGAAGACCTTTCGAGCGGCGTGTCAATCGCCGACCTGACCCTTACCGACTTCCGCATCGATCTGGCCGAATATCTCAAGGCGCATCCTGGTGTACTCGAAGCGTTGCCGCTGGGCACCTTCGCAGTCACTACGACGACCGAGGCGGAGGTGCCGCCGGGCATCATCTTCTGTCTGCGAGCGGAGGGAGAGGCGGCCGGGCGTGCGTTTGAGCCAGGCTATCCTCTGGCGCCACACTATCTCGTGCACGTTGGCGATGACGGCGGCGTCCTGCTGCTCTTCCCCCAGGCCAAGCAGATTCTCGATCGCCTGAAGCGCGTCTGCGTTGGCCGCGACCTGCCGGATGCCGCCTCCTGCGCCCGCTTCGATAAGGCCACGAAGCAGGGCGAGGACATGCAACAGGCGCAGCGCCTGCTCGCCGCCGCCGTTGCCTCCGTTGTGGGCAAAACCGAGGAGCGCGCAGTCGCCAGTCTCTTTTCGCCGGGCGGCACGCATGCGCTTAAGGGCGAGTTCGCCGGGAGCAACGACTTCGAGGTGGTGGCCTTCCTTGTAGTTCTCCCGGGAACTCCCGACAACAACTGCAAGCCGACGATCGGATCAGAGGCCACGAGATGAGGAAAGAACAATTAGGCCGACTGGTTTACTCCCCAAGCGAACTCGTCCGCTATCCTGCCTCACCGTTCGCGTCCTGGATGGACCGATACTACTTGGAAAATCCCGGCGCGGTCACTCCAGACCCACAAACCGAGGATGAAAAACTCATCGTAGAGACCGGCAACGAACACGAGCGCACGGTGCTGAAGGAATTGAAGTCATCTGCGCCGACTTTGGTGAAAATTCCAATATCCGATGCAGGGGCTGCTCGAACGATGACGCTCTCTGCCTTGAATTCAAAGGCCCCCATTATCTATCAGGCGGCCTTGGAAGATGCGCGGTTCGCTGGGTTTGCCGACTTTCTTATTCTCGATGAATCCGGGCGATATCAGGTGTGGGACACGAAACTCGCCCGCTCGCCCAAGCCTTATTATGCTGTTCAACTGTGCTGCTATTCAGAAATGCTCGCCGCGATGACCGGCGCACTGATGTCAGAAAGATTTGGGATCATCCTCGGCACCAAGGACAGGGTTGAATTCCGGGTCGAGGACTTCATTCACTATTATCGCAGTATCAAGGCGAGTTTCCTCGCCATGCAGGACGCCTTCACCGGGAAAATGACAGATCGTCCGGAGCCGCTCCCTCGAGCTGATCACGGCCGTTGGACTTCCCATGCAGAAAAGTATTTCCACGATACGGACCACCTTGTGGGGGTTGCTGGAATAAGTGTCAGCCAGATCAAGAAGCTTAAGAGGGCCGGTATTGCAACTGTGTCTGACCTCGCTGCAGCCTCAGGCAAATCGATTCGCAAGCTTGCGAGCGAGTCATTGGAAAAACTCATTGCCCAGGCTCGCCTCCAGTGCCAGACGCGTGTGGACCGCATCGAAAACCCAGATGCCGCACCGCGCTTCGAGATTCTACCTCACACCGGAGCCAATGGTGAACCAAGGGGTCTCGCCGCGCTTCCACCCGATCATCAAGGAGATGTCTTTTTCGACATGGAGGGTTACCCGTTAATTTCTGGCGGACTGGAATACCTGTTTGGTATCTGCGCGCGGAATGTGGAGCCAGGTTCATTTGACTACAAGGACTGGTGGGCACACGACCGTCAGGAAGAAAAGCTCGCATTCGAGGGTTTCGTGGATTGGGCATTCAACCGATGGAAGCTCAACCCCGGCATGCACATCTACCATTACGCCGCCTACGAGGTTGGCGCGGTGCGGCGATTGAGCACGCGCCACGACACACGACAGGACGAAGTGGATGAGCTTCTCCGGAACCAAGTCTTTGTCGATCTCTACCAGATCGTCCGCCACGGACTGCGCATCGGCGAGGACAGCTACTCGCTCAAGACAGTTGAGCGCCTCTATCGGCCGAAGCGCGCAACTGAGGTCGCCACGGCCGTTGACTCAATCATCCAATATGCGCACTGGATCGAAAGTAGGGAACCGCGTGATTGGAAGGCCAGCACCATCCTCAAGAACATCCGCGATTATAATGAAGACGACTGTAAATCCGCGGCGGAGCTGTTGCATTGGCTTAGGAAGGTGGCGGGTGAAAACAAGATTGCTGCAGCGCGCCTGGTTCCAGTGCCGGCGCCATTCACGCCACAAGATTTGCCCCCCGAGGTTTTCGCGCGACTGGACACGGCGGCGAAACTTCGCAAGCCCAGCAACGGGGTCTCGGTGGTCCTCGCTGATTTGATCGACTTCCACCGCCGTGAAGAAAAGCCCATGTGGTGGCGGATGTTTGACCGCGCCACAGCTACACCCGAAGAACTCCGCGACGACCCAGGTTGCATTGAGGGTGTTCAAGCCGTCGGATCTCCCGCATCCGAAAAACAATCGTTCGTACAACAATACCGGTTCGATCCCGCGCAGGAATGCAAGCTGGCGCCCGGTGATAGCTCCCGGGTGATGTTTACCCACAATCTGAAGGCAAAGCTCACGCTCTCGAAGCTGGATACCTCCGTGGGCAGTCTGGGGCTCAAGATTGGCAAGAGAGTATTGAACGA
Coding sequences within it:
- a CDS encoding helix-turn-helix domain-containing protein; its protein translation is MSTLGEYLAELRQGRGLTFRDLEEKARISNGYLNLLEHDRIKSPSPEILFKLANFYGVPLSLLMKLAGYPTESDERNASDPNRELASALLEDLTREELERVRDFVGYLRVERRQRK
- a CDS encoding helix-turn-helix domain-containing protein, with product MPEPWVAVDKVARHLGVAKDSVYRWIETKGLPAHRVGRLWKFKLSEIDEWVHAGGAGQDGTSRGKERS
- a CDS encoding helicase; the encoded protein is MRFVSNTGTDRIIDLVRQGLASDHQLDVVTPTISLFAFAEVIREAAKLSRCRLIIPPANAELGILGSSADRPARNRLLARWLAMRLVEWIHDKAEVRRAMGQVPQGSFVLRDGNARPMQVFLGSLAFSTDGFGLTPGNPMSLIQASETFEEAALLSQWFDTQWFALAADTGAKAALIEILQSLAQHRAPSLVYTLILYHLFRHRGDDLDEERIVKSETGIRKTVVWKKLYKFQRDGVVGAIDKLNRFGGCIIADSVGLGKTFEALAIIKYHELRNDRVLVLCPKRLRDNWTLYKANDRRNFLAPDRFNYDVLNHTDLSRNGGLSGDIDLGHVNWGNYDLVVIDESHNFRNKKTPRVGSETRYDRLMRQIIKEGIKTRVLMLSATPVNNRMADLRNQIAFATEGDDTALLDHGIGSIDSTTRLAQKQFNRWLDLDDAERTSSRLIEMLGFDYFTLLDLLTIARSRKHIEKYYGISETGRFPDRLKPINIKANVDRAGEFRSIRDINLEIRRLNLAAYAPLRYVLPHKQAAYDKKYSTEIRGGEGFFRQVDREESLIHLLRVNVLKRMESAVPSFALTVGRQLHDVEATLARIEAHAEEVEEIEIQDVDIEDPAFESLLVGRKVKVLLKDVDLIRWKQNLIEDRNRLATLHAAATQVDAARDAKLAALRKVIEHKCQNPINPGNRKVIVFTAFADTAHYLYEQLAPWAQSVLGLHSALVTGAGHNKTTLPNLRKDFSSIITTFSPRSKERPEDLAAEGEIDLLIATDCISEGQNLQDCDWLINYDIHWNPVRIIQRFGRIDRIGSLNERIQLVNFWPNMELEEYINLEQRVSGRMVLLDISATGEENLIEQQSGNQMNDLEYRRKQLLKLQDAVIDLEDLSSGVSIADLTLTDFRIDLAEYLKAHPGVLEALPLGTFAVTTTTEAEVPPGIIFCLRAEGEAAGRAFEPGYPLAPHYLVHVGDDGGVLLLFPQAKQILDRLKRVCVGRDLPDAASCARFDKATKQGEDMQQAQRLLAAAVASVVGKTEERAVASLFSPGGTHALKGEFAGSNDFEVVAFLVVLPGTPDNNCKPTIGSEATR
- a CDS encoding TM0106 family RecB-like putative nuclease, which encodes MRKEQLGRLVYSPSELVRYPASPFASWMDRYYLENPGAVTPDPQTEDEKLIVETGNEHERTVLKELKSSAPTLVKIPISDAGAARTMTLSALNSKAPIIYQAALEDARFAGFADFLILDESGRYQVWDTKLARSPKPYYAVQLCCYSEMLAAMTGALMSERFGIILGTKDRVEFRVEDFIHYYRSIKASFLAMQDAFTGKMTDRPEPLPRADHGRWTSHAEKYFHDTDHLVGVAGISVSQIKKLKRAGIATVSDLAAASGKSIRKLASESLEKLIAQARLQCQTRVDRIENPDAAPRFEILPHTGANGEPRGLAALPPDHQGDVFFDMEGYPLISGGLEYLFGICARNVEPGSFDYKDWWAHDRQEEKLAFEGFVDWAFNRWKLNPGMHIYHYAAYEVGAVRRLSTRHDTRQDEVDELLRNQVFVDLYQIVRHGLRIGEDSYSLKTVERLYRPKRATEVATAVDSIIQYAHWIESREPRDWKASTILKNIRDYNEDDCKSAAELLHWLRKVAGENKIAAARLVPVPAPFTPQDLPPEVFARLDTAAKLRKPSNGVSVVLADLIDFHRREEKPMWWRMFDRATATPEELRDDPGCIEGVQAVGSPASEKQSFVQQYRFDPAQECKLAPGDSSRVMFTHNLKAKLTLSKLDTSVGSLGLKIGKRVLNEKFSGAFPLQGSLLPDEYVSAAPIQVALTEVAVRHLSGQLDAPVTALLNRVPPAMPLQKAGESPTDAAIRITAAMSGECLVVQGPPGTGKTYTASRVITTLLAAGKKVGVTSNSHKAVVNLLLACGEAARKGGGCLHGLKVGGDVEDQLFSCNPGLKHVQNTSDAHNAYTGGVVGGTAWLFTRPEWEGALDFLFIDEAGQVSLANAVAMARCAKNLILLGDQMQLEQPVQGSHPGDAGLSVLQYALKDTAASRPDSPVFHAVVPVDYGLFLGESHRMHPSVCRFISESIYERRLGSHSDCARQKIAIPSGSNGLITSESGIVFSGVEHDGDIQQSDEEVERVKAIYHELRGRSYTAKDGTTKPLALEDFLFIAPYNAQVRALQVSLPAGARVGSVDKFQGQQAPVCILSFCSSYGEYGSRGLAFILDRNRVNVAISRAQCLAVVVADPRIAGAIPGSLDEMMLINLFCKLADASAST